Proteins encoded in a region of the Campylobacter showae CSUNSWCD genome:
- a CDS encoding TonB-dependent receptor domain-containing protein yields the protein MDAAVSKPHAKERKVTYKTIYTQNEYVLENDYGLFGGLRLDAGERKLLKTHKSRKENLISGFFRYEKYLQNLTLYAGLGHAQRLPDHWETNKDANLELRKERNTQLDFGAVLKDKNYELNANFFVSKMDDYIMLKYNPMGMSSDAFNTDALLYGGEIEGTTLLADMFRLGAGVSYVYGKVTKNAGGLKDGDALPKVSPLAFKLSAGLEKPDWFVKADFYANASQNRAQKGYGDVGGMDLGKSDSFWTLGLSAGYKYKNYQFLLAAENLNDAKYAYHNSKGGYGGGIAGYETIPNGTRLYEPGRSFWAKFKVHF from the coding sequence ATGGACGCAGCCGTATCAAAGCCGCACGCAAAAGAGCGCAAGGTAACGTATAAAACGATATATACTCAAAACGAATACGTCCTAGAAAACGACTATGGGCTTTTTGGCGGACTTAGGCTGGACGCGGGCGAGAGAAAACTGTTAAAAACGCATAAGAGCAGGAAAGAAAATTTAATCTCCGGTTTTTTCAGATATGAAAAATATCTACAAAATTTAACTCTCTACGCAGGTCTAGGGCATGCACAAAGACTGCCTGATCACTGGGAAACAAATAAGGACGCGAACTTAGAACTACGTAAAGAAAGAAATACTCAGCTGGATTTTGGCGCCGTGCTAAAAGATAAAAACTACGAACTAAACGCAAATTTCTTCGTCTCAAAGATGGATGATTATATCATGCTAAAATATAATCCTATGGGCATGTCCTCAGACGCCTTTAATACCGACGCCCTGCTATACGGCGGCGAGATCGAGGGCACTACGCTACTAGCCGATATGTTTAGGCTGGGGGCGGGAGTATCCTACGTCTACGGTAAAGTAACTAAAAATGCAGGAGGCCTAAAAGACGGCGACGCGCTGCCTAAGGTTTCGCCTCTAGCGTTTAAACTAAGCGCGGGGCTAGAAAAGCCCGACTGGTTCGTTAAAGCTGACTTCTACGCTAACGCGTCGCAAAACCGCGCGCAAAAAGGCTACGGCGACGTGGGCGGCATGGACCTGGGCAAGAGCGATAGCTTTTGGACGCTGGGGCTAAGCGCAGGCTATAAATACAAAAATTATCAATTTTTGCTAGCGGCGGAAAACCTAAACGACGCCAAATATGCCTATCATAACTCAAAAGGCGGCTATGGCGGCGGTATCGCAGGCTACGAGACTATCCCGAACGGCACGAGGCTTTATGAGCCGGGCAGAAGCTTTTGGGCGAAATTTAAGGTGCATTTTTAG
- a CDS encoding protein-L-isoaspartate(D-aspartate) O-methyltransferase: protein MTALEKSKCTNMADEIGDILTLTPSLYKALCDTPREIFAPVTRHAYSLDAQPIGGNQWISSPLTVAKMTLALEAEDIDNALEIGCGSGYQAAILSHLAHRVFSVERIEKLASEAKKRFEALKIHNVHVRFDDGNVGWKSYAPYDRILLSAAAQQVPPPLFNQLKNGGILVAPIKKDGKQFIVKFTKGARGEITQKALDECLFVPLLGGIE from the coding sequence ATGACCGCTCTTGAAAAATCAAAATGCACAAACATGGCCGATGAGATCGGCGATATACTCACTCTGACGCCCTCGCTTTACAAGGCTCTTTGCGACACGCCGCGCGAGATCTTTGCGCCCGTCACGCGCCACGCGTACAGCCTAGACGCCCAGCCAATCGGCGGCAATCAATGGATCAGCTCGCCGCTAACGGTCGCCAAAATGACGCTGGCGCTTGAGGCTGAAGATATCGACAACGCCCTAGAAATCGGCTGCGGTAGCGGCTATCAGGCAGCGATTTTATCGCATTTGGCGCACAGGGTTTTTAGCGTCGAACGCATAGAAAAGCTCGCAAGCGAAGCCAAAAAACGCTTTGAGGCGCTTAAAATTCACAACGTCCACGTGCGATTTGACGATGGAAACGTCGGCTGGAAAAGCTACGCGCCATACGACAGAATCTTGCTCTCGGCGGCGGCGCAGCAGGTACCGCCGCCGCTTTTTAACCAGCTAAAAAACGGCGGTATTTTAGTAGCTCCTATCAAAAAAGACGGCAAACAGTTTATCGTCAAATTTACAAAGGGCGCTCGCGGCGAGATAACGCAAAAAGCGCTTGACGAGTGCTTATTTGTGCCGCTTTTAGGCGGGATAGAGTAG
- a CDS encoding carbon-nitrogen hydrolase family protein yields MTTFSPNLCPIVLSAPTCQQRQDELLEKIAAAPRNSIILASELCVSGYDFDGFFSGANRAMLGGSIGSFDAILFEALQEALSPDKFLGLTHLTSLNRAKGLAQISITQAQKNEIYNEFILLNSQNVFYAQNKSKLFRPNLEHEIFAAGDESAIKSFDFKGLKIGVLICFELRFAHLWQQLKGCDVILVPAMWGKAREDAYLTLCKALALANSCYVVAASSLDLEFSGVFLPSGEFAKETKFDANLILEAKRNLGIL; encoded by the coding sequence TTGACGACTTTTAGTCCAAATTTATGCCCTATCGTCCTAAGTGCGCCGACCTGCCAGCAAAGACAAGACGAACTGCTAGAAAAAATCGCCGCAGCACCCAGAAATTCCATCATCTTAGCCAGCGAGCTATGCGTGAGCGGGTATGATTTCGACGGATTTTTTAGCGGCGCAAACCGCGCTATGCTGGGCGGCTCAATCGGCAGCTTTGACGCTATACTTTTTGAAGCGCTACAAGAAGCGCTGAGCCCTGATAAATTTCTCGGACTCACGCATCTAACGAGCCTAAACCGCGCCAAAGGTCTAGCGCAAATTTCAATCACGCAGGCGCAAAAAAATGAAATTTACAACGAATTTATCCTGCTAAACAGCCAAAACGTCTTTTACGCGCAAAACAAATCAAAGCTTTTTCGCCCGAATTTAGAGCATGAAATTTTCGCTGCAGGCGACGAGTCTGCGATAAAGTCGTTTGATTTTAAGGGTCTAAAAATCGGCGTTCTCATTTGCTTTGAGCTTAGATTTGCCCATCTTTGGCAGCAACTAAAGGGATGCGACGTCATCCTAGTGCCCGCCATGTGGGGCAAGGCGCGAGAGGACGCATATCTTACGCTTTGCAAGGCCTTAGCGCTTGCTAACAGCTGCTACGTCGTAGCCGCAAGTTCGCTTGATTTAGAGTTTTCGGGCGTGTTTTTGCCAAGCGGCGAATTTGCGAAAGAGACTAAATTTGACGCAAATTTGATCCTTGAAGCCAAACGAAATTTGGGGATTTTATGA
- a CDS encoding ribonucleotide-diphosphate reductase subunit beta yields MNRKRIYNPSSNENLTDRRVFNGNPHGILNFTKAKYEWALKLWDLMEANTWFPKEVDTTDDVRDYAYNLTEAEKRMYDLVWSQLISMDSFQTNNLADNINPYITAPEINAVLSRQAYEEANHSKSYAVMVEAICDNTDLIYEMEKHDDVLREKNDYISSVYEELAGEVTDEKLLLAMVANQILEGIYFYSGFTAIYALARAGKMLGSAQMIRFIQRDEITHLLLFQNMINSVRKERPDLFTPETEAKIYDMFEKAGNLEIKWGKYITQNQIMGFTDDIIEQYIHYLIDQRLVAIGLKRKYNVAHPIKWVDDFAKFNDQKSNFFEAKVTNYSKGSISFDDF; encoded by the coding sequence ATGAACCGAAAAAGAATCTACAACCCAAGTTCAAATGAAAATTTGACCGACAGAAGAGTCTTTAACGGCAACCCACACGGCATTTTAAATTTCACCAAGGCAAAATACGAGTGGGCGTTAAAGCTTTGGGACCTCATGGAGGCAAACACCTGGTTTCCAAAAGAGGTCGACACCACCGACGACGTGCGCGACTACGCCTACAACCTCACAGAGGCTGAAAAACGCATGTACGACCTCGTCTGGAGCCAGCTCATCTCGATGGATAGCTTTCAGACAAACAACCTAGCAGATAACATCAACCCTTACATCACCGCACCAGAGATCAACGCCGTGCTAAGCCGCCAAGCCTACGAAGAGGCCAACCACAGCAAGTCTTACGCTGTAATGGTCGAGGCGATCTGTGACAACACCGACCTCATTTACGAGATGGAGAAGCACGACGACGTATTGCGCGAGAAAAATGACTACATCTCAAGCGTCTACGAGGAGCTTGCAGGCGAGGTGACTGACGAGAAGCTGCTTCTTGCGATGGTGGCAAACCAAATTTTAGAGGGCATCTACTTTTACAGCGGTTTTACAGCGATCTACGCTCTAGCACGTGCTGGCAAGATGCTAGGCTCGGCGCAGATGATCCGCTTTATCCAACGTGACGAGATCACGCACCTGCTTTTGTTTCAAAACATGATAAATTCAGTCCGCAAGGAAAGGCCTGACCTTTTCACGCCTGAGACTGAGGCGAAAATTTATGATATGTTTGAAAAAGCTGGAAATTTAGAGATAAAATGGGGCAAATACATCACCCAAAACCAAATAATGGGCTTTACAGACGATATCATCGAGCAGTATATCCACTATCTTATCGACCAGCGTCTAGTTGCGATCGGCCTAAAACGCAAGTATAACGTCGCTCACCCGATCAAATGGGTCGATGACTTTGCGAAATTTAACGACCAAAAGTCAAATTTCTTTGAAGCAAAGGTGACAAACTACAGCAAGGGAAGCATCAGCTTTGACGACTTTTAG